A single Cryptococcus deuterogattii R265 chromosome 2, complete sequence DNA region contains:
- a CDS encoding cerevisin: MRFTAAISLLLLPLAALASPIAQPTLAPLEATSGDHIDDAYIIVFKKGVDVNQIALHIGQVQELHAANPLQNSFSDDGEVDEGGLRHVYSPPTESSNFGFFGYAGKFSPSTLDAIRAAPEVAYVEKDQIMTTLEVPRGVDDDASDGEAAFAATDITAENGAPWGLARISHRDHLRLSTFQKYIYHSKGGEGVVAYVIDTGINIEHVEFEGRARWGKTIPKNDVDKDGNGHGTHCAGTIGSRKYGVAKEVELVAVKVLGSNGSGTMSDVIAGVLWAAEQAVNDAKKAAHEVATTGRTKHKGSVANMSLGGGKAKTLDDAVNAAVEAGLHFAVAAGNDNKDACNYSPAAAELAVTVGASTLGDERAYFSNYGKCVDIFAPGLNILSTWVGGNSTTNTISGTSMASPHICGLLAYFVSIHGTDTFTVIKSESDESLAATAPSIVSMAYAQAYAMLPSLAQAVFPEPELRPVPPRNGTLTPAKLKEAVLALATSGMLGDLPSGSPNLVAYNNATLPKKNATL, encoded by the exons ATGCGCTTCACTGCAGCAATCTCCCTGCTGCTCCTTCCCCTCGCTGCCCTCGCCTCTCCCATTGCCCAGCCCACCCTGGCCCCCCTCGAGGCCACGTCAGGCGACCACATCGACGACGCTtacatcatcgtcttcaagaAGGGGGTTGATGTCAACCAAATCGCTCTCCATATCGGACAGGTCCAGGAGCTGCATGCTGCCAAC CCCCTTCAGAATTCCTTTTCTGACGACGGCGAAGTCGATGAAGGAGGTTTAAGGCACGTCTATTCTCCGCCCACCGAAAGCTCCAATTTTGGTTTCTTCGGTTATG CCGGAAAGTTCTCCCCTAGCACTCTTGACGCCATCCGAGCCGCTCCCGAGGTAGCATATGTCGAGAAGGATCAAATCATGACCACTCTCGAGGTCCCCCGCGGCGTCGATGACGACGCGTCAGACGGGGAGGCCGCCTTTGCGGCCACTGACATTACCGCTGAGAACGGTGCCCCCTGGGGTCTCGCCCGTATCTCCCACCGAGACCATCTTCGCTTATCCACTTTCCAAAAGTATATTTACCACTCTAAGGGTGGTGAGGGTGTTGTCGCTTATGTCATTGACACTGGTATTAACATTGAACACGTCGAGTTTGAGGGTCGAGCCCGTTGGGGTAAGACTATCCCCAAGAACGATGTCGACAAGGATGGAAACGGCCACGGAACCCACTGCGCTGGCACCATTGGTTCTAGGAAGTATGGTGTTGCCAAGGAAGTCGAACTCGTTGCTGTTAAAGTTCTTGGTTCTAACGGTTCTGGTACTATGAGCGATGTCATCGCCGGTGTTCT CTGGGCTGCTGAGCAGGCCGTCAATGACGCCAAAAAGGCTGCCCATGAAGTAGCCACTACTGGCAGAACGAAGCATAAGGGTTCTGTCGCCAACATGTCTCTTGGCGGTGGTAAGGCCAAGACTCTCGACGACGCCGTTAATGCCGCTGTCGAGGCCGGTCTCCACTTTGCCGTCGCTGCCGGAAA CGACAACAAGGACGCCTGCAACTACTCCCCTGCCGCCGCCGAACTCGCCGTTACTGTCGGTGCTTCCACCCTCGGCGATGAGCGTGCCTACTTCTCCAACTACGGCAAATGCGTCGATATCTTCGCACCTGGTCTTaacatcctctccacctgGGTCGGCGGCAACTCGACCACCAATACAATCTCTGGTACTTCCATGGCTTCCCCCCACATCTGCGGTCTTCTTGCTTACTTCGTCTCTATTCATGGGACTGATACCTTTACCGTTATTAAGAGCGAAAGTGACGAGTCTCTTGCTGCTACTGCACCTTCTATCGTATCCATGGCCTATGCCCAGGCGTACGCCATGCTCCCTTCCTTAGCCCAGGCTGTTTTCCCGGAGCCAGAGCTCCGACCTGTCCCCCCCAGGAATGGAACCCTCACCCCGGCCAAGCTCAAAGAGGCCGTCCTTGCGCTTGCTACCAGTGGTATGCTTGGTGACCTCCCCTCTGGGTCTCCCAACCTTGTGGCATACAACAATGCCACTCTTCCCAAGAAGAATGCCACCCTTTAA
- a CDS encoding endoplasmic reticulum protein, producing the protein MPVSRTATFTDDNGTISHTSLPTLRNEPIMSSQFTANPRPNEGERTESVPGPSAPEPFAPNDQEYGSEEKVRSRAGTSQSGKTFRNSSGEEKGLDVNDVPKASEFHSPEAKATNNLMPAAGSAAAEPGAGKPKLEKFKYGFWDTEMAMFRKIAFKILGGTIVITIVVMWLCLPFYWGSLWKSNRYTNKLTVRVIDRDGGEIGQTFSQGLLSQTNLNYFATNPSEFPTAADVAHDIVEQGA; encoded by the exons ATGCCCGTTTCTCGTACTGCAACATTCACCGACGATAACGGTACCATCTCACACACTAGCTTACCGACACTCCGAAACGAGCCCATAATGTCATCCCAGTTTACCGCGAACCCTCGACCCAACGAAGGTGAACGTACTGAGAGCGTCCCCGGCCCTTCAGCGCCCGAGCCTTTTGCTCCCAATGATCAGGAGTATGGAAgtgaggaaaaggtgagaAGTCGAGCTGGGACTAGCCAGTCTGGCAAGACTTTCAGGAATTCCTCTggtgaggagaagggtttgGATGTAAATGATGTGCCCAAAGCGAGCGAGTTCCACTCTCCAGAAGCTAAAGCTACCAACAACTTAATGCCTGCAGCTGGAAGTGCGGCCGCCGAACCTGGAGCAGGTAAACCGAAGTTGGAAAAGTTCAAGTATGGCT TTTGGGACACAGAGATGGCCATGTTCAGGAAGATCGCCTTTAAGATTTTGGGTGGCACGATTGTGATTACCATTGTTGTCATGTGGTTATGTCTTCCCTTTTACTGGGGTTCTT TGTGGAAGTCCAACAGATATACCAATAAATTAACGGTCAGAGTTATCGATCGGGACGGCGGTGAAATCGGCCAAACCTTTTCTCAAggtcttctttctcaaacTAACCTCAACTACTTTGCTACAAACCCCTCTGAATTTCCCACCGCTGCGGATGTCGCTCATGACATAGTTGAGCAAGGTGCTTGA